From Planctomycetaceae bacterium:
TAACCTAACCATTGCATATATTTATAACTTTTTTATAATACTTCTGCTTCTTGTGGTTTTTATAACATTGATGTTAGTTATCTAAAAGGATTATAACTACTATGTCAACCATTGCAAAATTATCAAAATTATTTCAAACAATTAGTGCTGATAATTTAAATCAAGCTAAAATTTATGCGGATGAAATAATAGCAGATGAAGAGAAAATAGGGCATCATGCTGCCGCTAAACTATTACGAGGATCTTTACGCCCTAATGGACGCAAATCTGAATCTTTTCATGGGAAAAATTTGATATATGAACAAGTCGATGTGATTTCTGGAGCACTTTCACCGATAACAGAATGCATTAAAATGTCAGATATCATGTTAAAGCTCCAATGGCAGAAAGAAATAAGCATCATTCTTAAGGAGTGGATGAACCGTGATTATCTTGCAAAAATGGGAATACAACATCGAAGCAAACTTTTTTTCTATGGTCCTCCGGGATGTGGTAAAAGTATGGCCGCTTGTGCAATAGGGCACGAGTTGTCTTTACCAACTTATATAGTTCGATTTGATGCTATAATCGGAGCGTATCTTGGCCAAACTGCAATTCACTTAAGAGAACTGTTTAGGTTTGCAGAAATGTCCCCATGTATATTATTATTTGACGAAATTGATGCTTTGGGCAAGAAGAGGGGTAACCCATTAGATGTAGGTGAACTTGACCGCATAGTCATTGCGTTAATGCAAGAGTTAGAACATTGTCATGCTAAAGGAATTATTATTGCAACTTCAAATTTACCAAAACACTTAGACAACGCGCTTTGGCGTCGTTTTGATGTTGCAATTGAATTCCCAAAGCCAAACAAAAATGAAATTATAAGATACTCCAGAAAAATGGCACAAAAACATAATATAGTGCTGTCGCATAAAATAAGAAAAAAACTCTCGAATATAAACAGTTATGCAGATGCAGAAAATGTTATTAAATCTGAAGCTCGGTATTTAGCTTTAGAAAAGATCCGAGACTAAATAATGTCAAAAAGCGAAAAAAAACAACCTAAAACTTTCTTTCTAAATGAACAACACGAATTGGGGCATAGTGAAAAAGATGGAGGTGGTAGGCCGCCTAAGTATGCACCGATAAATTGGGCAACAAAGGGGCAGGTAATACATCAATCACTTAGTACTGTTAAACAAAAAATTAAACGTTCTAAAGATCCTCTTCGCGAGAATCATTTTTTTTTGTTGGCCAATCCCGAAAAAAAAGTTGTCAAAGAATCGGAGAGTAGAGGTGAGAAATCAACGTATGAAGAAAAGACCGAATACGCCAAAGATGATTCGCAAATTTTTCAAAGGCTTGGTTTAGATTTATTACAAGTTAATGATGATGGTACAGCTGCTGTCCATGCCAGATCAGATCAAATTGAAAGACTATTAGCGACCACTGAATTTTTAAATAAACTTAATCAACGAGATAAATTTAAGTGGGCTAAAATCCATGAGTTCGATCTCATTTCATCAAAATATAGAATAGATTTGCCTTGGATCGAGAATTTTAAGCCAAATGATAAAATTGATACTGTTATAGAATTTCAACCCCTTCTCGAAAATCGCGAAGTAGAGACCGTCTTAAATGCGATAGTTGAATTACTGAAGCGATTTGAAGCAGGGAAATTAAGTAGAGGGGGAAAAGATTTTTCGGGACGGCATTGGTACAGGGGAAATATAACTAGAAAATGTTTGGAGACCATTGCAGAATGTTTTTATTCTGTGCAATCTCTACATTCTCCATTGATGGCGATTGCCGCAGGCGAGAAAAATCTTGTTTCACAGAAAATAAATACAAAAGTAGCATCGCAAAGGATTGACACAACTCAGTTGCCATGCGTAGCAGTAGTAGATACTGGTATTCCTGCCGATCATTTACTGTTGTCAAATTATCGTCGTAGCGGGCAATATATTGATCCTGCGGCTATTGGTGTTCCACAAAGCGACCATGGTTCATTTGTGGCATCAAGGATTGTTTTTGGCGATTGTAGTTATGATGAATTAGCAAATTCACCTCAGGGGATGTGTACTTTTTATGATGTTAATATCGCGTCAGGCGGAGGCGAAATAGATGAAAAAGGTGTTTATGAAGCTATGAACTCAATTGTTAGAATGGCACCGGATATAAGGGTGTTCAATTTTAGCTTTGATGGTAAAATACCCCTTGAAAATATGAAGATAACAAGGAAGGAAAAATTAAGACTTGTTCAGGACCTTGATAATTTTATTTTTGCTAATGATGTAATTGTTGCTATCGCTGCTGGTAACAGCACGAAAGGTGTCATTCCACAACAAAAATATCCTGCTCACTTAGACGACCCTCAATGGGGATTAGCACATTGGGCAAGAAGCTTTAATTCTATTACATGCGGTTCTTATGTCAATCTTTCCTCTATAGGTGATGGCTTAGTCAGAGATGCTGGATGGCCTAGCCCATTTACGCGAGTAGGACCAGGTTTTTGTAAGAGCCCTAAGCCTGATTTTTCAGCTCATGGTGGTAATTTAACAAGTGAGTACCAATTTGTAACTGGACTTGGAGTTTGGGGTTGTAATGCTCGCGGTATTATTGAGGACAACTCGGGAACATCTTATTCCGCTCCCTTATTGGCTCGCGAAGCTGCATTTACATTGAATATTTTGAATAATTACTGTACGTCTGGAGCGAAGCCTTATGGTGTAACTGTTAAGGCATTTTTAGCTTTAACCGCAGAAAGTCCTGTGCCAGATACAAGAGTAAGCCAACTTGTAGAAAGAACTCTTGGGAAAGGAACTGCAACTTCTAAACGAATTAATAATCCGAGAGCAAATTCCGCTGTTTTGATTTGGCAGGGGATTCTTGAGAACTCTAAAGATAAAATTATGGTAAGAATACCGATACCAAAGGCATGGCTCGAAAATGCTGATAAGCCGTATCTTCGACTTGTTTTGGCAGGGGATATACCTGTCAATTCAGAGGTTGTGGGACTTTGGGCGTGTAGAAAAATAGAAGCACAATTTCGACCAGCTCCAAATACACCGGCTTTACATCCTAAAGGAAGTGGACATATTAGTTATCCTTTAATAGAGCGCGGATATGATTTGAAGAAAATTCCGAGTGGGGTTACTGTGGAAGGAGATGAATGGCTATTGGAAATTTCTTACACAGAAAAAGCCGCTTATTATTCAAATTTAGACTTTGCACCACAGCAACGTGTAGCATTCGCCGCTGAATTAGTTGACTTTGGAGAAAGTTCTGTTAGTCCCCAAGCTTATCTCCAAGAGTTGCCAATTGCCTCAACAATGCAACGTTTGAGTGTTCCACCAACTATTTTGCGTGCTCCAATAATAATTAAATCTCGAATGTGATCCAACATAATCATAATCAAGCATAATTTCCGGGGACACCATACTCATTTTTAGCGACTCCACAACTTTGCTTTTTAAAAATCCCCGCCTTTTAGCGGCTCCACAATTCAAAATTAAGAATTAAGAATTAAGAATTAAAAACTATTATATCTTTTTCTCAATCAAAAACACCCAAAATTTATCCGCTTCTACGTCTTTCAAATTTCAAATCTCGTAGGTTGGATTTTTCAACGCATTTCACTTAAAACCACTTAAATCCAGTCGAATCCAGTTCATTTCACTTTGATTTACTGATTTTTACTGGCTTTTTGATGCTTTTTTGAGCCATTTTAGGCATTTTTTTCGTTTTTTCCTGTCGCATTTTGGCTAATACGGCAAAAACTGGCACACTTCAGATAAGAAATTGATAGTAGTGTGATATGTTTGCAACATGTTTGGAGCAGTTTTGGCGAAAATAATGCGCAAGTTTCCTAAAAACCGAAAATCTTATTAGCCATTTTGCGACACGTTTTTGCAACATTTGCGCACGAAATAATTTAAATTTCCCCGCAAGTTTCTGCAAAATGGGCGCAACTTTTGTCAAACCCGCGCACGAAAAAAAAGTTAAATTCCCCGCAAGTTCATAAAATATTTCTTCGTGTCCTTCGTGTTCTCTGTGGTGAAATTATCTGGTTGCGGAAGTCAGGACTTTGATTTCGCGTGCGACGATATCCGCGATAATTCTCTGCTGCGGCGACATCGGTTGAAGCGGAGCTCCAGAGCTTTGCTTCGGAGCTACGCGAAAATCCCCGAGATTTTGGATTTTGTTGCTTACAATCTCCCTTGTGGAGGCTTGAACAACAAAATCAGAGGGGATTGGTTCCGATTTCTGGAACGGCAGAATCTTAACAGGAACAAATTTTATGGCTTGGGCTTTCGCAGCCGCTGGGGCAGGTGTGGGTGTGGGGGTCGAAGCGGGTGAGCCGGGCGATTTACGTTTCATCGCGGCGATTTTCCGATGCTGGGCAAGTATCTGACTGCCGAGGTCGAACGTCGGCATACCCTCGGTATAGTCTTCATCTTTGGCGTTGCTGATTTTGCCAACAATGTCGCTTATAAACTCGCCTTTTTTTTCTTCGTTCTGCATAAGTATCATTATAACATTAATTTGGGAAAAATCAAAAAAATGAATTTTTTTTTTTAAAGCAGGTTATCTACAAAATATCGCGGAGTAACGATATTTATCTTGTTATATTTCCCTACATCAAGCAAATGTTTATCACCGCTAATAATGTATTGACATCTTGATGCGATTGCGCAGGCGATGAACTTATCATCGTCAGGGTCTTGGCAAACAGGTTCTTTGAGGTAACAGGGGCCGACAAGTTCGGTTTTCATAAGAAGCGGTTCAAAAACAGAGTCGAAATTGACATTTTTAAGTTTGGCTGACAAGAGATTTACAACCCGCCGATATTCTACGATAATTTCTTCTGACAGGGCGACTTGAATCAACTCGTCATTCCATGCGTTAAGGATGCGACAAGGCGGCCCGCTGAAAAAAATGCCGGATACAAAAACATTCGTATCAATAACGGCTTTGGTCGATTTCACTTTTTGCCTCGAACGTGTTTGATGGCGTCAGATATGTCTTTAGAAGTTAATTTTGCTTTTTTTGCCGCCTTGCGAGCGGTGGCAAGCAAACTGCCAAATTCCTGCATTGAAGGGGCGGTAATTGTTTTCAGAACAACCGCGTCTTTTTCGCCTAATACAAGAAACTGGCAGCCGTTTTCAAGTCCGAGAGTTTTTCTAATGCTTTCCGGTATTACGACCTGTCCTTTAGACGACATTTTTGTTGTAGCTAAATTTGCTGACATAAGGCACCTTTTTTTTAAAAAATACAATCTTACTTGTAAGATTATACAATATGGGCAGAATATTAACAAGGATTTTTTTTATTTTTTAATTATATATAGCCACAAAAACACCAAGGCACAAAGAAATTGAATTTTAAATAATTTCGTGTCTTTGTGACTTAGTGGCTACGTTTCCGGTCCTAATGAAAATTGCGTAAAATTTTCCAGCGGAAATTCTTCGACAATTCCCTGAATGTCTTCGGTCGTAATCTTCTTTATGAGGCCGATTTCTTCTTCGATAGGTCGGTATTTGCCGAGATAGACCCAGTTTACGCCGAGTTCGACAAGTCTGCCCATTGGTATTTCGTTTTGGATTGTGATGCCGGACAGGACTTTGTTTTTCGCCTTTTGGAGTTCTTCGCCTGTGATTTTATCTTTTTTCAGGGCCTTGAAAATATTTTCGACGATTTGCATTGCCTTATCGCCGTTTTCCGAGCTTGTACGGATATAGCTGTAAAATGCGCCGACGCCGTCCATAGCATCGCAGTTCATGGATGCCGATTCTGCGATGGCCGAATCGACTAATTCCCAGAAGAATCTTGAGCCGGTATCATCGCCGACGATTTTGGCAAGCAGAGTGGCGGCATACGCGTTTTTGTCCTGATACCCAACTGTGGAGCTTATAAGGCAGATATGTTTGCAGTTGAGATTTTTCTTTGTTTCGGATTGTTTTTTTGCGGTGCCTGCGAAAAATTCTATTTTCCGCTCGGCTGGTGCCGGCTTCCACATTCCGCAGCCTTTTTCGATTAGTTCGCAGCTTTTTTCGAAATCGAAATTGCCTGCGATAGCGACCGTGATATTATTTGGTACGTATCTGCGTTCGAAATAATTTCGCATTTGTGTGCTGGTGAGAGCTTTGATAGTTTCGATAGAGCCGAGCACGCTTTTCCCGCAGGGATGCGAGCCGAAGTGTAAAGTTCTGCAGGTTTCGCGCACGTCAAAATGCGGCAAGTCTTTATACATCGCGATTTCTTCGAGAATTACATTTTTCTCCATATTAAAATCGTCATCTTTTAACCCCGGCCGCATAAGCTGACACCACAAATCAATCGCTTTGCCGAGCTGCTCCGGCAGGGTGGCGGAATAAAAGACGGTGTTCTCTTCGGTTGTGAATGCGTTGTACTGTGCGCCCATTTCGTCGAAGAGAAGATTTACATCGAAGGCGGAAATTTTGTCCGTGCCTTTGAAAAGCATATGTTCGAGATAATGGCTGACGCCGTTGATTTCGTCGGTTTCGTCTCTTGAACCTGTGCGGGTGAAAAAGCCGACGGCGGCGGATTGCGCGTCGCGGTTTATTTCGCCGATGATGTTCAGGCCGTTAGCAAGTTTTTTATGTTTGAATTCCATTATGATACCGCTTTTATCTCTGTCGGGCCGATTGTAACAGAGCAGAATTTGTCGAAAGGATTTTTCTTCAGATAATCGATAACGCTTTTGCTCGTAACTTTTTCTATGCTTTGTTTAATTTCGTCAAGGCTGCGGACTTTTCCGAGCATATATAAATCCGTGGCGGCGGCTGATGAACGCGAAATTGTCGATTCACTCTGCATTATGAGCGAACTTTGCAGGCCGGTTTTGGCTCTTTGCAGTTCATCTTCTGCGATTCCATCGGCCAATTTTTTAAACTCTTCAATTATTACGTCGTAAGTTTGCTGTGCCTTGTCCGGCGTGGTTCCTGCGTAACATCCGATGCCGGCCAATTCTTTTACAGAATGGTAGTTTGCGCCGACCGCGTAGCAAAGGCCGCGTTTTTCTCTGACTTCGGTGAACAGTCTGGAACTCATACCGCCGGAAAGAACAGCGACGGCGACTCTTGCGTCGTAATACTGCGGATTGGTCTGCGGTACGCTATCGGTCATTATGCCGATGTGTACCTGTGCGCCTTCGTACGGATAATGATGATAGCCAAGAGGCTGGCGCTTTTGGATTGTTTCTTTTGTTGTTTTTGACTGGCGACTGCCGAAGAGTTCTTCAGTCTGTTCGCAGAGTTTTTTGAAATTGAGTTTGCCGGCGGCTGCGAGAATACAATCGCCGATTTTGAAATTGTCCGCGACAATCTGTCTGCATTTTGCGTCCGTCAGATTCTGTAAATCTTCCTGTTTGCCGACGGTGTTTCTGCCGAGCGGGTCGGGATAAAAATGCTCACGCAGCAAAAGCTTGATTCGATGTCTTGGGTCGTCGTCGAGACTCATCAATCCCTGTATCGCAAGCTGTTTTGAATACTCAAACTGCTGCGCATCAAGAGCGGGGCGGAGAATGATATCGGCGTAAATCTCGATAACTTTGGACAGGTTTTCGGCCTGCATCGCAGTGGCCAGCGTAAGATGTCTTGAATCTACGTTACTGCCGCGGTGGAGTCCCATGCCATCCATAAGGTTGCTTAATTCTCTGCTGGAGTTTTTGCCTGCGCCTCTGAAAATCCAGTCTTCAATAATCGCAGGCGCTCCGCAACAGCCGTCAGGCGTTACCGCGGCACCGGCGGGAATTAGAAATTCAAACGCAGCCGACTGAACCGCAGGTACTTCAATACCAACGACAGTCATTCCGTTTGATAGTTTATGTGTATTTATGATTTCGGCCATTTACAACTTTCGGATTATGCTACGGCGGCTGCGTCTTCCTGTTCCGATTGAGCGGAATCGAACGTTACGCTGATTCGCTTGCTGATGCCTTTCTGCTGCATTGTAATGCCGTAGAGTAAATCAGCAATGCTCATCGTTCGCTTTGCGTGCGTGATAATCACGAACTGCGAATACTTCCTGAATTCCTGCACAATCATATTGAACCGCTCGTTGTTCGCTTCATCCAGCGCGGCGTCAACTTCATCTAAGAAGCAGAAGGGCGACGGCTTGGAAAGGAATACCGCAAATAAAAGCGCAATGGCTGTCATTGTTTTTTCGCCGCCGCTCAAGAGGCTGATGCTTCGCGGCTCTTTGCCCGGAGGACGTGCGATAATTTCAATTCCACTTTCTAGAATGTCTTCCGGCGTTTCGAGCAGTACATCTGCTTTTCCGCCGCCGAACAGTTTGCGGAACACTTCCTGGAAGTTTAGTCTAATCTGCTCGAATGTCGCGGCAAATTTATCAATCGATTCCTTATTCAATTTCGTAATCAACTGTGTAAGCTGATTTTTGCTGTTGTTCAAATCCTCAATCTGCGTTGTCAGGAACTCATTGCGTTTTTCAAGTTCGTCCTGCTGCTCAATCGCGTCAACATTAACGTTACCGAGGCGTTCAATTTTTGTTCTTAAATCATTTATCTCATCGCGGACGGCGTCCCAATTCGTTTCGCCGGTGGCGTTGTATGTTTCGTATTCCTTAACCAAATCCATACCAAGCTCTTCAGACACTCTTGCAATTAGGTCGGTTGAACGTACCTGTAACTGGCCGAGTTCCATTTTTAATTGGTTAAGCTGCTGGTCAAGCTCCGCCTGTTTTTGTCTGTCCTGCTTGAGCTGGTCTTCAGTCTGCGTTCTGTTTTCGAGCATTTCCTCAACCTGCTGATGAAGTTCGACGCTCTGGTTATGCGTTACTTCTTTTTGCGTGAGCAGTTCGGAAATAGTTGATTCGCTTGTTTCGATTTCTTCCAAGCCCTGGTCAATCTGCTGTGTACAGGCCTGGATGCTGTTCAATGTCGATTCAAGCGAGTTTTCATTCTGTTCAATCTGCGATTTCAGGCCGGCGATTCGCTGCTCAATCGCTTTTTTCTGTTCCTGCGTCTGGCCGAGGAAGACCTTCAGTTCCGTAAGCTCACTCGCATACTGTTCGGCGGATTGTTTCTTTTCAGCAAGCTGCGCTTCGAGTACCGCGATGTGTTCTGTACGCTGTGTGTTTACGGTTTCCAATTCCTCAAGCTGCTGTTTTGACGAATATTCTTTTTGAACGGTGTCATTAATCTGTTTTTCGAGCGACTGAACTTCACTTGCCAGAATCGGCTGTTCGCCCATCAGACGTTTGACGTTCTGGTCGATAACGTTCAAATCTGAAACGATATTTGTTTTTTCTGTGCTGGCTTCGTAAACGGAAGTTCTGAAATCCTTGCAAAGCGTTTCGAGATGCTGATTCTCACGAAGGCCGGCGGTAAGTTTGGTTTCGAGGTCGGTAATGACTTTCGAGACGGTTTCCATTTCGCCGATGAGCTGCGCGAGACGACTCTTTCTTGAAATCAAACCGATGGTCTTGCCAATCGGTCCGCTGCAGAAACTTGCGTCCGCGTTAAGGACTTCGCCGGTGATTGTTACGAAGCTGTAACCCTTGGCACAATATGAACTCAACTCGAATGCTTTTTGCGTGTTCTCAACAATTATTATTTTGCCCAGAAGCTGCCAAGCGAGTTGAGCATACTCATAATCAAAGTTTACGAATTCCACCGCTCGACCCATAACACCATTTAAGTGCGGGAAATCGATGGTTTCGACAAACGGCTCGATATTTTCTGTGCAGACAAAGCGAACTCTTCCGCCTGCCTGCTGGGTGAGCATACTATCATTTACGACCTGCTGCATATCGCTGGTAACAACCGCGTCGGCTTTGCCTTCGAGTGCTGCTTCAATAGCGATAGCGTAGTCAGGATTTGCGCGAATAATATCGGCGATGATGCCTTTGATAAACGGTTTGGCCTGTGCCTGCGCAAGAATTTTCTTAACGGAATTGCCGAGGCCTTCGCGACGGCTTTCCATATCGGAAATGACTTTCACTTCGCTCTGAATTGCGCTTCTGTGTTCGCGTGCTTTGGCAAGCTGCTCATTGGTAATCGCCGCCTGCTGGTCAATCTCCGCAATCTGGTTGCGCTTGATTTCCAACTGCTGCTGCAACTCTGCGATGACTTTATTTATGTCGTCAAGGCGTGCCTGATTCTGTGCTTTGCCGCCGAGCATATTTTCAAGCTGTTCTTTTGTTTGGCCGATTCGGTCGCTTATACGATCCTTTTGGCCGGAAAGATTATTGCGGTAAATATTAATGCTCTGAATTTCGTTGTGCAGTTGCGCGGTTTTGCGGACGATGTCGATGATTCCGGTTTTTTCGTCCTGCAGCTCTGTTTCCGTCTGCGCACAATCGAGATTTATCGAACGAATTGTTTCCTGTACTGTTTCAAGCTCGAATTGCTTCTGCTCGAAGTTTTTGCTTATCGTTTCAAGTTCCTCGGCATCCTTTGTGATTTGCGTTTCAAATTCTGCGATTCGCTGCTGAATTTGCGAGATACTTTGTTCCTGTGCCTGCTTGCGGACTTTTGTTTCTTCTATTGTCTTACGCAAAAATTCAATCTTCTGCTGCAACTGCTCGATGCGAGCGGTAATGCTGACAAGATTATTATCGCAGCGGTTGATTTCGCCTTCCTTTTCGATAATCTGCGCAGCGAGCGTGCTTAATTTTGCGTCGTTGTGCGAAACTAATGTCGCGACTTCGGCCAGTTGATTTTGCAGTTCGTCAGTCTGTGCGGATTTCTGCGATGTTTCAGTTGTTAACTGATGATATTGAGCAAGCGAGAATGAAACTTTCAACTCTTTGAGCCGTTGATTGTACTGGAGATAATTTCGTGCTTTGCCGGCCTGAAGTTTTACGCTTCGCAATTGTTTTTGCACTTCGCCAACGATGTCGGCCAATCGCAGAAGATTTTGCTCGGTGTTTTCGAGTCTGCGAAGGGCTTCTTTTTTCTGTGCCTTGTATTTGCTGATGCCGGCGGCTTCTTCGAAGATGGAACGACGGTCGAGTTTCGAGCTGGTAAGGATTTGCGAGATTGCCCCTTGTTCGATAATCGAATACGCCTTTACGCCGACGCCTGTGTCCATGAACATTTCGCGAATGTCTTTGAGACGTGAAACCTTGTTGTTTACGAGGTATTCGCTTTCGCCGCTACGGTAGAGACGACGGGTTATGCACAGTTCATCAGCTTCAAGGCCAATTCCGGCGGCCTGTGAGAAATGAAGGCTGACTTCGGCTCTGCCCATAGGTTTGCGCGAAGCGGAACCGCTGAAAATGACGTCTATCATTTGGCCGGAACGCAGGCTTTTTGTGCTCTGCTCGCCGAGTACCCATTTTAAGGCGTCAACTACATTGCTTTTTCCGCAGCCGTTGGGGCCGACGATGGCCGTTATCTGCTGGTTAAATATAAATTCTGTTCTGTCGGCAAAACTCTTAAAGCCGTCCAGAATAATCTTTTCAAGTCTCAATCTAAGTCTCCGTACATAAGTATTTGATTGCTAAAGAGATATAAGATAATTACGCAAAACTTCCGTTCCGACAACATAATATGTTATCGGTCTTTAGCGAGATATTTCTTTATAATAAGTGAAAAACGAAAAGTGCAAAGTGAAAAATTGGGAAAATAGCGAAATTTTTGATTTTCCTTTAAAAATCCCATCGTTTAGCCCGGCCGGCATTTTAATTCCCGATTCTTTAGGATTTTTACACCTCGAAGTAAAAATCAGAGAGGGTAGTGCAAAAAATGAGTGCGAAAAAATAGAATGGACTGACGATATAATGGATGTTACAATCAGGGTTTAATAAAAATCGAGAACCATTAAACGAAAGGAAAATGTATGGGTCACAGTAGGGATACAAAAAAAGAAACAAGAAAACAGCCTAAAAGAACAGCCGAAGAAAAACGCGCCGCGAAAAAAGCCAAAAAAGCAGGCCTGTAATTTACGGCCGAAATATCCAGATTTTGTAGCAATTTAGCCGATTGCGGAAAAATGGGGACTGGCACAGCAAACCGTAAAAACAGCGGTTTAGTTTGAGCTCGTCCTCATTTTTTTTTAAAAGCCGCGTAATGAATGTAAAAACATCATAATTTACTGCAAATGGTTATAAACATTGATTATGAGGGTATTATGGGGATATTCACCTCTGGTACAAAAAAAATATTTGAACAGTAGGGCGGAGAAAAGTGCTGCACGATAATTTATAAATCTCAAATTTATTCATTTAGTTTAAAATTATACAAAATATAAAACATAGCTTTCCGTGTCGTAAAACTGCATAAATGGCCAAATGCAGTTTTTTTTAAAAAAATCGTAAGATTTCTGCTTGACGGCGAAATCAATACGAGGTAATATATGCGACTCGTCGGTGTGGTTGGTAATCACATCGGTTTAGGTGATGAAAGTTTTTCGGAGAAAATTTGAAAGAAATTTTCAAAATTTTAAATTTTTATCCTTGACTGTTGATAAGTAATTAATTACTATCTCGCGTCTATCAAATATTGAATGTCGCTGGCAGTTAAGAACAGCGGCATTTTTGTTTGCCCTGTGAAAACAGGAAAAGTTCTTTAAAATATATTATACGAAGCAAGATGAGCCTTGAATAGCCGACTCATTTGTCCGGAATTGGGGACAGATATAAATGCTTACAGGCCAAAGGCTACTGACTCTTAATATGGGCTCGTAGCTCAGTTGGTTAGAGCGTACGCCTGATAAGCGTAAGGTCGGAAGTTCGACTCTTCCCGGGCCCACTAATATTTGAGATTTCAGATTTGAAATTTGAGATTGGTCTTGCCCGGGGATGTAGCTCAACTGGGAGAGCGCCGGCTTTGCAAGCCGGAGGTTGCAGGTTCGATCCCTGTCATCTCCATTAATCTTGAAACGAAAGTTTTGAGGTGATGCCAGGTCAGCCTTTAGGGGCGCGACAGGTAAGTACAAGTTCTTTTAAAAGTGAATAGCGTAGATGTCTCAAGGTGGGTTGTGGTTATAATTTCAAATATATACACAGCTTTACCGAGTGCCATTATGAAAATACCTAAAATCAGTTTTTGATTGATATGGTCAAGTTACTAAGAGTATATGGGGGATGTCTAGGTGTCGAAAGGCGATGAAGGACGTGGCTGACTGCGATAAGTCCGGGGCAGGTGTCTAGCAACCGTTAATCCCGGAATGTCCGAAT
This genomic window contains:
- the smc gene encoding chromosome segregation protein SMC, producing MRLEKIILDGFKSFADRTEFIFNQQITAIVGPNGCGKSNVVDALKWVLGEQSTKSLRSGQMIDVIFSGSASRKPMGRAEVSLHFSQAAGIGLEADELCITRRLYRSGESEYLVNNKVSRLKDIREMFMDTGVGVKAYSIIEQGAISQILTSSKLDRRSIFEEAAGISKYKAQKKEALRRLENTEQNLLRLADIVGEVQKQLRSVKLQAGKARNYLQYNQRLKELKVSFSLAQYHQLTTETSQKSAQTDELQNQLAEVATLVSHNDAKLSTLAAQIIEKEGEINRCDNNLVSITARIEQLQQKIEFLRKTIEETKVRKQAQEQSISQIQQRIAEFETQITKDAEELETISKNFEQKQFELETVQETIRSINLDCAQTETELQDEKTGIIDIVRKTAQLHNEIQSINIYRNNLSGQKDRISDRIGQTKEQLENMLGGKAQNQARLDDINKVIAELQQQLEIKRNQIAEIDQQAAITNEQLAKAREHRSAIQSEVKVISDMESRREGLGNSVKKILAQAQAKPFIKGIIADIIRANPDYAIAIEAALEGKADAVVTSDMQQVVNDSMLTQQAGGRVRFVCTENIEPFVETIDFPHLNGVMGRAVEFVNFDYEYAQLAWQLLGKIIIVENTQKAFELSSYCAKGYSFVTITGEVLNADASFCSGPIGKTIGLISRKSRLAQLIGEMETVSKVITDLETKLTAGLRENQHLETLCKDFRTSVYEASTEKTNIVSDLNVIDQNVKRLMGEQPILASEVQSLEKQINDTVQKEYSSKQQLEELETVNTQRTEHIAVLEAQLAEKKQSAEQYASELTELKVFLGQTQEQKKAIEQRIAGLKSQIEQNENSLESTLNSIQACTQQIDQGLEEIETSESTISELLTQKEVTHNQSVELHQQVEEMLENRTQTEDQLKQDRQKQAELDQQLNQLKMELGQLQVRSTDLIARVSEELGMDLVKEYETYNATGETNWDAVRDEINDLRTKIERLGNVNVDAIEQQDELEKRNEFLTTQIEDLNNSKNQLTQLITKLNKESIDKFAATFEQIRLNFQEVFRKLFGGGKADVLLETPEDILESGIEIIARPPGKEPRSISLLSGGEKTMTAIALLFAVFLSKPSPFCFLDEVDAALDEANNERFNMIVQEFRKYSQFVIITHAKRTMSIADLLYGITMQQKGISKRISVTFDSAQSEQEDAAAVA